Proteins from a single region of Candidatus Obscuribacterales bacterium:
- a CDS encoding response regulator transcription factor produces MTLSEKEIDTVGDTNSGAEKILVVDDEASIRRILETRLKMGGYNVATAADGQEALEQFNAFQPDLVILDVMLPKVDGYEVCREIRKTSDTPIIMLTAVADVSNRIQGLEIGADDYVVKPFSPSELEARIKAVLRRTVERQQETGQTKSTNVITIGNLKIDLNKRQVTRKNERIRLTGMEFSLLELLVTNSGKPFSRSEILQQVWAYPPDHRIDTRVVDVHISRLRSKLEEDSSNPDLILTARGIGYMFQKIS; encoded by the coding sequence ATGACCTTAAGTGAGAAAGAGATAGATACTGTGGGTGACACAAATTCCGGCGCCGAAAAAATTCTGGTCGTCGACGATGAGGCTTCAATTCGCCGCATCCTCGAGACACGCCTCAAAATGGGCGGCTACAACGTAGCAACAGCTGCCGATGGACAAGAAGCTTTAGAGCAGTTCAACGCCTTCCAACCAGATTTGGTAATTTTGGATGTAATGCTTCCGAAAGTTGATGGCTACGAAGTCTGCCGTGAAATACGCAAGACATCAGACACACCAATCATCATGTTGACCGCTGTTGCCGATGTGTCCAACCGCATTCAAGGTTTGGAAATTGGTGCAGATGACTATGTCGTCAAACCATTTAGCCCGAGCGAATTGGAAGCGCGCATCAAAGCCGTTTTGAGACGCACCGTTGAGCGCCAACAAGAAACAGGTCAAACAAAGAGCACCAATGTAATCACTATTGGTAATCTCAAAATTGATTTGAACAAGCGTCAAGTCACACGCAAAAATGAGCGCATCCGTTTAACAGGTATGGAATTCAGCTTGTTGGAACTTCTGGTGACCAATTCCGGTAAGCCATTCTCACGCAGTGAAATTCTGCAGCAAGTCTGGGCCTATCCTCCGGATCACCGCATCGACACCCGCGTTGTCGATGTACACATAAGCCGTCTGCGTTCGAAGCTGGAAGAGGATTCGTCCAATCCTGATTTGATTCTTACTGCCCGAGGTATTGGGTACATGTTCCAAAAGATTAGCTAG